One window of the Montipora foliosa isolate CH-2021 chromosome 4, ASM3666993v2, whole genome shotgun sequence genome contains the following:
- the LOC137999177 gene encoding octopamine receptor beta-2R-like, protein MVSEADKDTRSLVAIAIQAAFLLIIMLSSLFGNTLILLAIYRCHSLRSITSVFIANLAMADFLLALLGMPFTMASSITYHWIFGDIWCEINGMLNSIFCIASMLSLAAVSIDRYVAIIKPLQYPLIMTPRVAFGMVTYVWIHAITCAFLPVFGWSSYTYITNESICTADWGQNISYTMFIFAFGFFAPLLIMGYCYFYILRAARKQSQKISPRLGELQEKPLQTIVAVPVPAVTTATVTKENAAKEREETEKFKRETRAAKTLLIVMGTFMFCWAPHFIGMTCLLFEECKKSWPDEYFATTTWLAMLNSGCNPIIYGVMNQKFRQSFKDIIMCRKRATGIIVKERRAAFHNRAPNSQTCIQTKNRNSRRDMYIVYV, encoded by the coding sequence ATGGTTTCAGAGGCTGACAAAGACACTCGTTCTCTGGTCGCCATCGCCATACAAGCGGCCTTCCTCTTGATTATTATGTTGTCCTCTCTCTTTGGAAACACGCTGATTCTTCTTGCTATCTATCGGTGTCACAGTCTTCGAAGCATCACCAGCGTGTTCATCGCTAATCTTGCCATGGCAGACTTCCTGCTGGCTCTCCTTGGAATGCCATTCACCATGGCTTCGTCAATCACGTACCACTGGATCTTTGGAGACATCTGGTGCGAGATCAACGGGATGTTGAACTCCATATTCTGTATCGCTTCCATGCTGTCCTTAGCTGCTGTATCCATAGACAGATACGTTGCTATTATCAAACCGCTCCAATACCCACTTATAATGACTCCGCGCGTTGCCTTTGGTATGGTAACGTACGTTTGGATACACGCGATCACTTGTGCGTTCCTTCCCGTATTCGGCTGGTCAAGTTACACCTACATTACTAATGAATCCATCTGCACCGCAGACTGGGGGCAAAATATATCCTATACTATGTTTATTTTTGCATTCGGCTTCTTCGCTCCGCTTTTGATCATGGGCTACTGTTACTTTTACATACTACGCGCAGCAAGGAAACAAAGTCAGAAGATTTCACCACGGCTTGGAGAGCTCCAGGAAAAACCCTTGCAAACCATAGTGGCCGTTCCAGTACCAGCAGTAACCACAGCAACAGTGACAAAAGAAAACGCGGCCAAAGAAAGAGAGGAgacggaaaagtttaaaagAGAAACGAGGGCGGCGAAGACTCTTCTCATTGTAATGGGCACATTCATGTTTTGCTGGGCGCCTCACTTTATTGGAATGACTTGTTTACTGTTCGAGGAATGCAAGAAGAGCTGGCCTGATGAGTACTTCGCCACCACCACTTGGCTTGCTATGCTAAACAGTGGCTGCAATCCTATCATTTATGGAGTCATGAACCAAAAATTTCGGCAAAGCTTTAAAGATATAATTATGTGCAGGAAAAGGGCAACAGGCATTATAGTCAAAGAGAGGCGAGCGGCGTTTCATAACAGGGCACCCAACAGTCAAACCTGTATTCAAACAAAGAACCGAAATTCAAGGCGCGACATGTACATCGTCTATGTGTAG